One window of Alosa sapidissima isolate fAloSap1 chromosome 21, fAloSap1.pri, whole genome shotgun sequence genomic DNA carries:
- the LOC121695633 gene encoding probable LRR receptor-like serine/threonine-protein kinase RPK1, giving the protein MMAVAKSETNILIANEYIQGADLNQVIYKDIPIKLQYEDKLCVALDIAMAVEYMHDKRIIHQDLKPANIMVSEGNRKAYLTDWGLANFKDTMYGSVQTGSGKPAGYCGPLGGTPPYMAPECIVECEKCSTMSDMWSLGITLLEMFSNSRPWPSNSQQKIRKLLYYRHSPQALAKLQPALHAILEPLLRFTPNYRMNAKDLVELLKSKVDVNKRHGFKS; this is encoded by the exons ATGATGGCTGTAGCCAAAAGTGAGACAAATATCCTCATTGCTAATGAGTACATCCAAGGTGCTGACCTCAATCAGGTTATTTATAAAGATATTCCCATCAAG TTACAGTATGAGGATAAGCTGTGTGTAGCTTTAGATATCGCTATGGCTGTTGAGTACATGCATGATAAACGGATCATCCACCAGGATCTGAAGCCAGCAAACATAATG GTTTCAGAAGGTAACAGAAAGGCCTATCTTACTGACTGGGGCCTGGCGAACTTCAAAGACACCATGTATGGAAGTgttcaaacaggaagtggtaaACCAGCGGGTTACTGTGGCCCTCTGGGAGGAACCCCTCCCTACATGGCCCCAGAGTGCATAGTAGAGTGTGAGAAATGCAGCACCATGTCAGACATGTGGTCTCTTGGCATCACTCTTCTGGAGATGTTCTCAAACTCTAGACCTTGGCCAAGCAATAGCCAGCAAAAAATACGTAAACTTCTCTATTATCGCCATAGTCCTCAAGCTCTGGCTAAACTACAGCCTGCTCTTCATGCCATTTTAGAACCACTGTTAAGATTTACACCCAATTATCGCATGAATGCCAAAGATCTGGTGGAATTGCTGAAGTCAAAAGTTGATGTCAATAAAAGACATGGTTTCAAGTCATAG